From a region of the Bradyrhizobium sp. KBS0727 genome:
- a CDS encoding CvpA family protein, with amino-acid sequence MNSFDGIVCVGLVFAIVTGFNTGLVRSAVTILAYLVAAPIAMWAMSALSPSASGNLASVLGQNGLVFFGIFLFAGMALGKLARVAVDEATGTQAGIVDRLCGAVLGAVRVGLIAVTVVLVVDQMLPPRLQPPWLTGSHLRPWLSAAGQKGVKSLPPNVAATLDRLKRNQQI; translated from the coding sequence ATGAACAGTTTCGATGGCATCGTCTGTGTCGGCCTGGTGTTCGCCATCGTCACCGGCTTCAACACCGGACTGGTGCGCAGCGCGGTCACGATCCTCGCTTATCTGGTGGCAGCGCCGATCGCGATGTGGGCGATGTCCGCGCTGTCGCCGTCCGCGAGCGGCAATCTCGCCTCCGTGCTGGGGCAGAACGGGTTGGTGTTCTTCGGCATCTTTCTGTTCGCCGGCATGGCGCTCGGAAAGCTGGCGCGGGTGGCGGTCGACGAGGCCACCGGAACGCAAGCCGGCATCGTGGACCGGCTCTGTGGCGCCGTGCTGGGCGCAGTGCGCGTCGGCCTGATCGCGGTTACCGTCGTTCTGGTCGTCGACCAGATGCTGCCGCCGCGGCTTCAGCCACCCTGGTTGACCGGCTCGCACCTGCGGCCATGGCTCTCGGCGGCCGGACAAAAAGGCGTCAAATCGCTACCGCCGAATGTCGCCGCCACCCTCGATCGGCTGAAGCGAAACCAGCAGATATAA
- a CDS encoding GMC family oxidoreductase produces MTDTYDFVVVGGGSGGCAVAGRLSEDPRTSVALLDAGGKNDNWVVTTPFALVLMVAGNVNNWAFNTVPQKGLNGRIGYQPRGKGLGGSSAINAMVYIRGHRADYDQWASLGNTGWSFSDVLPYFKRSENNADFGGEYHGKDGPLSVNKLRTDNPVQQIFLQAAQEGQFRLREDFNADEHEGLGIYQVTQRNGERCSAARAYIHPHMNNRANLRVETGAHATRILFEGKRAVGVEYRQGKELKHIRARREVIVASGAFQTPQLLQLSGVGDAAALGKHGIASVHHLPGVGQNLQDHPDFVFGYMSDNPNFNGLSLKAIPRLLRAVGQYRRERRGPMTSNFAECGGFLKTRPDLDIPDIQLHFGMAMADDHGRKRHRGTGFTCHVCLLRPKSRGTVALGSADPFAAPLIDPNFFGDEADLETMVAGFKTTRRLMETPALKALQKKEMYTEGVHTDDDIRKLLRQRVDTVYHPVGSCKMGVNDPMAVVDPKLKVYGLEGLRVVDASVMPTLIGGNTNAPTIMIGEKAADMIKAEMRAG; encoded by the coding sequence GTGACGGATACATACGATTTCGTGGTGGTGGGCGGCGGCTCCGGCGGTTGCGCGGTGGCGGGACGGCTGTCGGAGGATCCGCGGACCTCGGTGGCGCTGCTGGATGCCGGCGGCAAGAACGACAACTGGGTGGTGACGACGCCGTTCGCGCTGGTGCTGATGGTCGCCGGCAACGTCAACAACTGGGCTTTCAACACCGTCCCGCAGAAGGGCCTCAACGGCCGCATCGGCTATCAGCCGCGCGGCAAGGGGCTCGGCGGTTCGTCGGCGATCAACGCGATGGTCTATATCCGCGGCCACCGTGCGGACTACGATCAATGGGCCTCGCTCGGCAACACCGGCTGGTCGTTCAGCGACGTGCTGCCCTATTTCAAGCGCTCGGAAAACAACGCCGATTTCGGCGGCGAGTATCACGGCAAGGACGGTCCGCTCTCCGTCAACAAGCTGCGCACCGACAATCCGGTGCAGCAGATCTTCCTGCAGGCGGCGCAGGAAGGACAGTTTCGCCTTCGCGAGGATTTCAATGCCGACGAACACGAAGGGCTCGGCATCTACCAGGTGACGCAGCGGAACGGCGAGCGCTGCAGCGCGGCGCGCGCCTATATCCATCCGCACATGAATAACCGTGCCAATCTGCGGGTCGAGACCGGCGCGCATGCGACCCGCATCCTGTTCGAGGGCAAGCGCGCCGTCGGCGTCGAATACCGCCAGGGCAAAGAGCTGAAGCATATCCGCGCGCGGCGCGAGGTGATCGTAGCTTCCGGCGCGTTCCAGACCCCGCAACTGCTGCAATTGTCCGGCGTCGGCGATGCTGCTGCGCTCGGCAAGCACGGCATTGCGAGCGTACATCATCTGCCGGGTGTCGGACAAAACCTGCAGGACCATCCGGATTTCGTGTTCGGCTACATGTCCGACAATCCGAACTTCAACGGCCTCTCGCTCAAGGCCATACCGCGGCTGCTACGTGCCGTCGGCCAGTATCGGCGCGAACGCCGCGGGCCGATGACGTCGAACTTCGCCGAATGCGGCGGCTTCCTCAAGACTCGCCCCGACCTCGACATCCCCGACATCCAGCTGCATTTCGGCATGGCGATGGCCGACGATCACGGCCGCAAGCGCCATCGCGGCACCGGCTTCACCTGCCACGTCTGCCTGCTGCGGCCGAAGAGCCGCGGCACCGTCGCGCTCGGCAGCGCCGATCCGTTCGCTGCGCCCTTGATCGATCCGAATTTCTTCGGCGACGAGGCGGATCTGGAGACCATGGTCGCGGGCTTCAAGACCACGCGGCGGCTGATGGAGACCCCGGCGCTGAAGGCGCTGCAGAAAAAGGAAATGTACACCGAAGGCGTGCACACCGACGACGACATCCGAAAGCTGCTGCGCCAGCGCGTCGATACCGTCTATCACCCGGTCGGCTCCTGCAAGATGGGCGTCAACGACCCGATGGCGGTGGTCGATCCCAAGCTGAAAGTGTACGGCCTCGAAGGCCTGCGCGTGGTCGATGCCTCCGTGATGCCGACCCTGATCGGCGGCAACACCAACGCGCCGACCATCATGATCGGCGAGAAGGCCGCCGACATGATCAAGGCCGAGATGCGGGCGGGGTAA